CAGGCTTTCCGCCCGCCCACGTGGGCAGAGCTGGCACGGCACCGGGTGGTGgtcaccaccacctcccaggcccGCGAGCTCAGGGTGCCAGTCGGCTTCTTCTCCCACATTCTCATCGACGAGGCGGCCCAGATGCTGGAGTGTGAGGCCCTCACCCCGCTGGCCTACGCCTCGCGCAGCACCCGCCTCGTGCTGGCAGGCGACCACATGCAGGTCACGCCCCGGCTCTTCAGTGTTGCCAGGGCCCGGGCGGCCGAGCACACGCTGCTGCACCGCCTCTTCCTGTACTACCAGCAGGAGACGCACGAGGTGGCACGGCAGAGCCGCCTGGTCTTCCATGAGAACTACCGCTGCACGGAAGCCATCGTCAGCTTCGTCTCCCGGCACTTCTACGTGGCCAAGGGCAACCCCATCCACGCCAGGGGCAAGGTTCCGCCCCACCCCCGGCACTACCCACTCATGTTCTGCCACGTGGCGGGCAGCCCAGACCGGGACATATCCATGACGTCCTGGCTGAATCTGGCTGAGATTGCCCAGGCCGTCGAGAAGGTGCAGGAGGCCTACAACACCTGGCCCAGCTGCTGGGGTGTCCGTGAGCAGAGGCACATCTGCGTCGTGTCCCACGGTGCTCAGGTGAGCCCAGCCAGCCCCCGACGGCACCCCTGCTGCGAGAGGGGAGGCTGCCGGCTGACGGACGAGCCCGCTGCCTCAGTGACACCATCCGTAAGAGGGGCTGCAGTATTTGCCTCCCAGGGCTGATGTGGGGCTCGGCGCCCGAGGTGTCTGGAGCTTGGTGGGGGTGCCGTTTCCTGGTCGGGGGTGGCGGAATCCTCACTGCGTCTGGCGCTCATCCCCGGCCCTGCTGCGTCTTCAGGTCAGTGCGCTGAGGCAGGAGCTGAGGAGGCGGGACCTAGGCCAGGTGTCTGTGGGCAGTTTTGAGATCCTGCCAGGTGGGTGACCAGCGGGGCCGAGTGCTGCCAGCTGCCCCAGGATGCCCCGGGTGGCTCGGCCCACTCCTCAGCCTGGCATCGGCGGGCGTGGGGTCGGTCCCACCGTCCGGCGTGCCCAGCCTGACCGCGTGCCCTCTGCAGGGCGGCAGTTCCGGGTGGTGGTGCTCAGCGCGGTGCACACCTGCCAGAGCCTGCTCAGCCCCGGGGCACCGGCCCCCGAGTTCTTCACCGACGCCCGCGTGCTCAACACCGTCCTGACCCGCGCCCAGTCCcagctggtggtggtgggggacgCCGTGGCCCTCTGCTCCTTCGGGGCCTGTGGCAAGCTCTGGGAGAGCTTCATCCGCGAGTGCGTGGAACGGCACAGCGTCTGCCCCGAGGGCCTGTCCATGGAGCAGGTTGAGCAGGGCGTGGCGCAGAGACGGCGCTGGCCCCCCCGAGGCACACGAGCTGGGGCAGCGGGGAACTGGGAGGCTGCCCCGGAGCCAGTAGGGGACCCGGCCGAGGAACCAGCGACTGTGGTGACGGCCACAGTGAAGGCAGAGCCGGGAGATGAGGCTCTGAGCCCAGCCTCCGGTGACATCACGGCAACCCCAGCGCAGACGGAGGCTGCGGCAGCGCCAGCAGGAGACGCAGTGAAGGAGGACGTGGCGCCCGGGGCCTGGGCGGTGGGAGCGGCCGCTGCAGCAGGTGTGGAGTCCACGGAGCCCGAGGATGCTGAGGCTGACTTCTGGCCGTGGGACGGGGAGCTCAACGCTGACGACGCCATCCTGCGGGAGCTGCTGGATGAGAGCCGGAAGGTGATGGTGACCGTCGGGGAGGACGGGCTGCTGGACACCGTCGCCAGGCCAGAGTCCCCGCGGCAGGCCCGGCTGTACGAGAACCTGCCCCCGGCTGCACTGCGGAGGCTGCTGCGTGCGGAGCCAGAGCGGTACCGTCACTGCACCTTCGTGCAGGAGACCTTTGAGCGGGCGTCCGCCATCCCGCTGGACGACGCCTCCTCGGGCCCCATCCAGGTCAGGGGCCGCCTGGACTGCGGGATGGCCTTCACCGGGGATGAGGTGCTGGTGCAGCTCCTTTCGGGAGACAGGGCCCCCGAGGGGCGGCTTCGGGGCCGCGTGCTGGGCGTGCTGAAGAGGCGGCGGCAGGAGCTGGCGTTTGTGTGCCGCATGGACAGGTGGGACCCGCGCATCATGGTCCCCATCAATGGCTCCGTGACCAAGATCTTTGTGGCCGAGCTGAAGGACCCATCGCGGGTCCCCGTCTACGGCCTCCGGAAGGGCCGGCTGCAGCGTGTGGGACTTGAGAGGCTCACGGCGGAGGCGCGGCACAGCCGGCTCTTCTGGGTCCACATTGTCCTGTGGCGGCCGGGCTTCTACTACCCGCTGGGCATCGTCCGGGAGGTGCTGCCTGAGGCCAGCACCTGGGAGCAGGGCCTCCGCATCCTTGGCCTGGAGTACAGCTTGAGGGTGCCCCCGTCGGACTTGGCTGCCATCACCAAGGCACTGCAGAAATACCAGTCAGAGCTTGGCCGGGTTGCCTGCCGCCGAGAGGACTGCCGCGCCTTCCTGACCTTCACTGTGGACCCCCAGGGCGCCTGCAACCTCGATGATGCCCTCAGTGTCCGAGACCTGGGTCCCCGGTGCGAGGTGGCTGTGCACATCACTGATGTTGCCAGCTTCGTGCCCAGGGACGGGGTGCTGGACGTGGAGGCCCGAAGGCAGGGTGCTGCGTTCTATGCCCCTGGCAGGGAACCAGTGCCCATGCTGCCTGCCAGCCTCTGCCAGgacatcctcagcctcctgccagGCCGGGACCGCCTGGCCATCTCCCTGTTCCTCACCATGGAGAAAGCCAGTGGCCAGCTGAAGAGCCTGCACTTTGCACCCTCCGTGGTCCGCTCTGACCGCCAGCTGTCCTACGAGGAGGCAGAGCAGGTGATCAGGCAGCACCCGGGTGCCGGCCGTGAGCTGCCAGCCCACCTGGACTCTGTGGACGCCTGCGTCGTGGCCGCGTGCTACTTCTCTCGGCTGCTGCGCCGGCACCGCCTGCAGTCCGACTGCTTCTACGAGCAGCCAGACGAGGACAGCACCCTGGGCTTCCGCGCGGCCCACATCATGGTAAAGGAGTACATGATTCAGTTTAACAGGCTCGTGGCAGAGTTCCTTGTGGGCAGCGAACGCACGCGGACGGTCACGCCTCTGCGGTGGCAGCCAGCACCCCACAGCCAGCAGCTCAAGGCCCTGTGTGAGAAGCATGGGGAGCGGGTGCCCCTGTCACTGCACCTCAGCCACCACCTGCGTGGCGGTGGGGGCAGCGCCCCCGACACACAGCTGCACCTCCTGGCCTCCCTCTGGAAGCAAATCCAGTTTGCCGCCCGCACTCAGGACTACGAGCAGATGGTGGATTTAGTCACCACGGACGACATGCACCCATTCCTGGCTCCTGCAGGCCGCGACCTCCGCAAGGCCTTGGAGCGCTCGGCGTTCGGCCGCTGCACCTGGGGCCACCAGCAGCAGGGTGGTCACTACTCGCTGCAGGTGGAATGGTACACATGGGCCACCTCACCCATCCGCAGGTACCTGGACGTGGTGTTGCAGCGGCAGATCCTGCTGGCACTGGGCCATGGGGGCTCCGCCTACTCTGCCAGGGACATTGATGGGCTCTGCCAGGGCTTCAGCCTCCAGCATGCACTTGCCCAGAGCTATCAGCGGCGGGCGCAGAGCCTGCACCTGGCCGTGCAGCTCAAGGCTCAGCCTCTGGACAAGCTGGGCTTCGTGGTGGATGTGGAGGCAGGCTCCCGCTGCTTCCGGCTGCAATTCCCCAGCAACCGGGAGACGCTGCCCGACCCCTGCCCCGTCCCTTACAGCTCCCTGCAGCTGGCCGAGCACCCCCGCGCCCTGGCAGGCCGGCCGGGCATGCAGCTCCTGTGGCGGCGCCGTGTCTACTCAGTGCAGGGATCCGGCCCGCCCTTGCCactgcctggcactgtgctggacCCACACACCTGGGCCGTGGAGACGGCTCTGTGGAAGCAGCTGCTGGCGCTGGTGGAGCTGCAGCGCTGGCCGGAGGCAGCTGCTCTCATCCAGGAGAAGGGTGAGGCGTCCCCACGGCGGGGGCTGGTGCAGGTGCAGCGGAGCCGCTGTGGCCATTTCCTGGAGGTGGCCCAGGAGCTGGGCAGTGGGGACACCCTGCAGGTGCAGCTCGGCGCCAGCCTGCAGCACGGCTTCCTGGTACCGAGCCCTCAGCTCTGGACCGTGGCACCCGGCTTCAGCCTCTGCCTGGAGCACGTGGAGCGGCCCGGAGACTGCTTCCTGGGCCACGTGTATCAGGCCCCGCGGGACCACTATCGCGACGTGGATGAGTACACCTGTGTGTGGGAGCCATTCTGCGCTCTGGAGTCGGCCACTGGTGCAGTTGCCGAGAATGACGCTGTCACACTTCAGCACCTGAGTGTTTCCTGGGATGTGTCACGGATGCCGCAGGGGCAGCTGCAGGGCGCCTTCCGCCTGGAGGCCGCCTTCCTCGAGGAGAACTGTGTCGACATCAACCTCAGTTGCTGCTACCTCTGCATCCGGCTCGAGGGGCTGCCGGCTCCCACGGCCAGCCCACGCCCCGGGCCCAGCAGCCTTGGCCCTGGCCTGAGTGTCGACCCCGGCACATACACCTGGGTGGCCCACGGGCAGACGGAGGACTGTGACCAGGAGAGCCGGGCAGACCGGCAGGAGGCTCCCAGACAGGTGCACCTCTTCATCCACCACATGGGCATGGAGAAGGTTCCGGAAGAGGTGCTAAGGCCGGGCACCCTGTTCACCGTTGAGCTGCTGCCCAAGCAGCTTCCTGATCTGTGAGTGGCTTCCACCAAcggaggctgggctgggggacCACCCCTGGCTCCTCCCTTCTGGGAGGGGGGTACCTCGTGGGGCAGCAGTCCCTTTCCTGGGAGTCCTGTTGGTTTTCCAGTGTCTGCCTTCACCCCCAGCCGCAAGGAGGAAGCCGTGCGTGGGCTAGAGGAGGCGTCCCCACTGGTCACCAGCATCGCACTGGGCCGGCCTGTCCCGCAGCCCCTCTGCAGAGGTAGGTCTGCCCCACCCCTCCAGCTTCCCCTgacccccaaccccaccctgcGTGAGTGCTTAGGGAGGCCGCCCGGCTCTCAGTGATCCCCAGCAGGTTCCTGGAGCGGCAGACCTATGACATCCCCGGAGGCCGCCACAAGCTGAACCCCAGCCAGAACAGGGCGGTCAGGGAGGCTCTGGAGAAGCCTCTCACAGTCATCCAGGGCCCGCCAGGTAGGGCCCACGCAGGTGGAGCTGCGGGCTGCCTTGGGCCACAGGGACCCCGGGGGTGGGCTACAATCTCCTGTTCTCCGGCTGCAGGTACAGGGAAGACGATCGTGGGCCTCCACATCATATTCTGGTTTCATAAATCAAACCAGGAGCAGGTGCAGCCCGGAGGCTCCCCCCATGGGGAGACGCAGCTGGGGGGTCCCTGCATCTTGTACTGCGGCCCCTCCAACAAGTCGGTGGATGTCCTGGCAGGTGTGCCGGGGTCGGCGGTGGGGGTCTCTGGGGTGCTGGCACGTGGGGCTAGACTAACGTCCCCCCACTGCCCTCAGAACTGCTCCTGAGAAGGACGGAGCTGAAGCCCCTCCGGGTGTACGGCGAACAGGCCGAGGCCAGCGAGTTCCCAGTGCCGCGCCTGGGCAGCAGGAAGCTGCTCAGGAGGAACCCCCGGGAGGGGAGGCCGAACCAGAGCCTCAGGTGTGCCCGCTGTCTTTGGGGCTTGGGCCGGGTAGGACCGAGCTGTCCCGCCAGCCCTGTGTAGGTGGGTCTCACTGAACTCTGCCCCTGGGATGGGCCTGCGTGGACAGGGCTCACTGTGTTCTGCCCGCCAGGAGCATCACCCTGCACCATCGGATCCGGCAGGCCCCCAACCCGTACTCGTCGGAAATCAAGGCCTTTGACACCCGGCTGCAGAGCGGGGAGCTTTTCTCCAGGGAGGACCTGGTCTTGTAAGTGGCAGGGGCCCGGGGGTGGAGCTGCCTGCAGCGTGGGGGCCCTGGGGTGACAGGCAGTGTCCCTGTCAGGTACAAGAAGGTCTTGTGGGAGGCTCGGAAGTTCGAGCTGGACCGGCACGAGGTCATCCTCTGCACCTGCTCCTGTGCAGCCTCCGCCAGCCTCAAAACCCTGGATGTGAGGCAGATCCTTGTTGATGAGGCAGGCATGGCCACAGAACCTGAAACCCTCATCCCCCTGGTGCGGTTCCCACAGGCCGAGAAGGTTGGTGGGGCGGGGTGTGTGGGTAGCACGGGCAGGCGTCCCTGGCACAGTCTCACACCTGAGGCACCCTGTGTGTGCAGACGTGGGCGTTGTGTGGGGCTGGGGTCCTTCTGGGTCTAGCAGTGTCAGGGCCAGGCCTGCCTGTTCCTCTAGGTGGTTCTTCTTGGAGACCACAAGCAGCTGCGGCCTGTGGTCAAGAACGAGTGGCTGCAAAACCTGGGTCTGGACCGGTCTCTGTTCGAGCGGTACCACGAGGACGCACACATGCTGGACACTCAGTACCGCATGGTGAGCCCGCCCCGCTCAGCCCCCAGCCCACCTGCAGCCCCTGGGGGGCCACAGCCCCAGGTGGCAGCTCCGGCACCTCTGACCAGTGCACATCCTTGCCTGCAGCACGAGGGCATCTGTGCCTTCCCCTCAATGGCATTCTACAAGAGCAGGCTGAAGACGTGGCAGGGCCTGAAGAGGCCGCCCAGTGTCCTGGGCCACGCTGGCAAGGAGAGCTGCCCTGTCATCTTTGGCCACGTGCAGGGCCACGAGCGGAGCCTGCTGGTGTCCACGGATGAAGGGAATGAGAACTCCAAGGCCAACCTGGAGGAGGTGGCTGAGGTGGTGAGTGTCTGGTGCCTGGAGGTCAGGGAGGGCCTCCTGGAGGGCAGGAGAGGCACCAGGGTCCGCTCCACCTGCCCCCTCGGCCCCTCAGGTCCGTATCACCAAGCAGCTGACCCTGGGGAGGACCATAGAGCCCCAGGACGTCGCCGTCCTCACGCCCTACAACGCGCAGGCCTCTGAGATCAGCAAGGCCCTTCGGCGAGAGGGCATCACTGGGGTGGCCGTGTCCTCCATCACCAAGAGCCAGGGTGAGGCTGGGGGCTCATGGGTGGGGCCGGGAGGGTGGGCGAAGTGGCTGCAGGGCCTCACCTTCCATCTCGCAGGGAGCGAGTGGCGCTATGTGCTGGTGAGCACCGTCCGCACCTGTGCCAAGAGCGACCTGGACCAGCGGCCCACCAAGAGCTGGCTCAAGAAGTTTCTGGGCTTCGTTGTGGACCCCAACCAAGTGAACGTGGCTGTCACGCGGGCCCAGGAGGGGCTCTGCCTGATCggtgagggcagggctgggctcttCCTGGTGGGAACACAGgtggggccagggctgggccAGAGAGCCGCCCGAATCCGCCTGACTCCTGCCTGACCCTGACTCCTCCCACCTGGCCCTGACCCCTCCCGCCTGACCCTGACCCCTCCCGCCTGACCCTGACTGACTCCCGCCTGACCCTGACTGACTCCCACCTGACTCCGCCTGACTCCCATCTGACCCTGACCCCTCCCGCCTGACCCTGACCCCTCCCGCCTGACCCTGACCCCTCCCACTGGACTCTGACTCCTCCCACCTGACCCTGACTGACTCCCTCCTGACCCTGCCTCCTCCCGCCTGACCCTGATCCCTCCCGCCTGACCCTGATCCCTCCCGCCTGACCCTGCCTCCTCCCGCCTGACCCTGATCCCTCCCGCCTGACCCTGACCCCTCCCGCCTGACCCTGACCTCTCTCACCTGACCCTGAGTGACTCCCGCCTGACCCTGATCCCTCCCACCTGACCCTGACCTCTCTCACCTGACCCTGACTCCCGCCTGACCCTGCCTCCTCCCGCCTGACCCTGCCTCCTCCCGCCTGACCGTGACCCCTCCCGCCTGACCCTGACCCCTCCCGCCTGACCCTGACCTCTCTCACCTGACCCTGACTGACTCCCGCCTGACCCTGATCCCTCCCACCTGACCCTGACTTCTCTCACCTGACCCTGACTGACTCCCGCCTGACTTCCACCCTCATAGGAGACCACCTTCTCCTGCGCTGCTGCCCCCTCTGGCGTAGCCTCCTGGACTTCTGTGAGGCTCAGCAGAGCCTCGTGCCTGCCGGCCAGGTGCGCATCTGCAGGAGGCCAACTATGCCTTCCTGAAGAGCCCTCCCCACCCGCAAGCTGCCAGGACTGGGAGTGCAAGTCCAGGGCCCTCCAACCTCCCCATCGCCCTCCACCATCAGCCTGCCTGGGCCAGCCTGCCTCCTGGCCTCGGGCTCTCCCTGGGGCGGGAAGTGGGCAGACTTGGAGGAGGAGGAACGGCGAGGGCCGGTCCCCACACCCCTGCTTCTCCTGGGCATCTGGGGACAAAGACACCTCTCAGGGTGGCCAAAAGGGGCTTCTTTGGGACCAGCGCACGGTAGTTCTGCTGTCCCTGGGAAGTCTCAGAACCAGGAAGGAAACCCTATGGAGGCTGCCCTTTGACCTTTCGATGCCACCTGTGATCACTCTGCATGGCGTCTGTGGAGTTCAGGTTTATTCTGTATTTAAATGAACTCAAAGCCAGCATCctgccgggcgtggtagctcatgcccgtaatccagcactttgggaagccaaggcggggggataacctgaggtcaggagttcgagaccagcctggccaacatggtgaaaccctgtctccactaaaaatacaaaattagctgggcgtggtggcgtgcacctgtaatcccagctacttgggaggctgaggcatgagaatcgcttgaatccaggaggcagaggttgcagcgagctctgatcgcaccactgccctccagcctgggtgacaaagcgagaccctgtctcaaaaaaaaaaaaaaaaaaaaaaaaccagcatctGTTACTGGAACAGAGACCTCAGCGTAAGCTCAGGACAAGGAGGCCCCCTGGCAGAGGGGCCTttttcccaccaccaccacctgtgTCCTTCAGGGGCTGCTGACGGCAGCCCAAAGCCAGGGCCACCCCGCCCCACCCTGCCCTCTGAAATGTGAAAAGCCTGCAGTCTTCCCGCGGGCTGCGCGGTGGGCTCGGGGGGGGCCGGGGCGATGCTTCCACCCTGGACTCCGCGTTCCGGGACAGCCTGCTCAGCTGCATCTGTTTCTCGAGCGCTGCCGCCTcagggcagctctgcccctcctGCTGCCTCCAGTCCTGAGGGAGGGGCTTGCCCCACCTTCTACATTCCGATTTTTATATCATTGAATTATGTGATTAGATATTAATTTAATGATAAAACCACTCTGAAAGCTCTTCTCACTCCTGGGTGTTTTGAGGTCGGCTGGGGGGCAAAAGTGGATGGCTACTGTGCTGGGGACGCGGCCGTGGAGGCTGTCGAGGGCCCACTGCAGAGCGCTGGGCGCAGGGTGTGGGGAGGGCGGTTTTGGGACGCGGCCGTGGAGGCCGTCGAGGGCCCACTGCAGAGTGCTGGGTGCAGGGGCGTGGGGAGGGCGGCGACCCCCCCTGCAGGGCTGGTGGCTTGGGCTGCCTGTGTCAGGAGGGGAGGGCCGGTGCCTGGTGTGGTGAGGACAGGCCACAGCTCCGGAGCTGCTCTGGTGTCACCAGACTGGCCAAGTCCAAAGTCCCTGAGGCCACCAGCCC
This genomic interval from Theropithecus gelada isolate Dixy chromosome 10, Tgel_1.0, whole genome shotgun sequence contains the following:
- the HELZ2 gene encoding helicase with zinc finger domain 2, translated to MVGCRPTFPRPLCYQVCRYYSPGLGCRRHRNRCTFARSREEALVWTFERQHNLQRLWLKAEVQGGGAQGGAGRAADAILTEFGGRFELLCSLCFRRCPPRVCRMDPQGQCPEHGACPSLLAHVSAEGRRKQQFVTVRPQPRAGQPPAYCRFVGRGQPCWRGESRCQFAHSAVEMAVWEAEQLGGLQRGDLLTPPAPDGDGRTVPLGQPPGAQLYCPACLVTCHSQEAFENHCASSEHAQMVAFDQAVPWEHRSPPPGLSKFELCPKPDLCEYGDACTKAHSAQELQEWIQRRRAVELRGQAAWQDGLVPYQERLLAEYQRISSEVLVLTETLDGVRVTCNQPLMYQAQERKTQYSWTFAVHSEEPLLHVALLKQEPGANFSLVAPGLPSGRLYARGERFRLPSSTADFQVGVSVQAASFGTFEQWVVFDFGRRPVLLRKLGLQLGQGRHPEPCSSLALGHPEEMERWHTGNRHVVPAVERTAEQTALMAKYKDPALALEFNRSGLASGPISPTNYRQRMHQFLYEEETAQQQLVAKLTLRGPVFLKTALQTPALNMLFAPPGALYAEVPVPPSLMPDTDQGFLLGRAVSTALVAPVPAPNNAVFEVRLEKRASSEQVLWLLLPARCCLALGLQPEARLVLEVQFQIDPMTFRLWHQAVDTLPEEQLVVPDLPTCALPRPWSVPPLRRGNRKQELAVALIAGWGPGDGKRVPPLLIYGPFGTGKTYTLAMASLEVIRRPQAKVLICTHTNSAADIYIREYFHSHVSGGHPEATPLRVMYTDRPPSHTDPVTLQYCCLTDDHQAFRPPTWAELARHRVVVTTTSQARELRVPVGFFSHILIDEAAQMLECEALTPLAYASRSTRLVLAGDHMQVTPRLFSVARARAAEHTLLHRLFLYYQQETHEVARQSRLVFHENYRCTEAIVSFVSRHFYVAKGNPIHARGKVPPHPRHYPLMFCHVAGSPDRDISMTSWLNLAEIAQAVEKVQEAYNTWPSCWGVREQRHICVVSHGAQVSALRQELRRRDLGQVSVGSFEILPGRQFRVVVLSAVHTCQSLLSPGAPAPEFFTDARVLNTVLTRAQSQLVVVGDAVALCSFGACGKLWESFIRECVERHSVCPEGLSMEQVEQGVAQRRRWPPRGTRAGAAGNWEAAPEPVGDPAEEPATVVTATVKAEPGDEALSPASGDITATPAQTEAAAAPAGDAVKEDVAPGAWAVGAAAAAGVESTEPEDAEADFWPWDGELNADDAILRELLDESRKVMVTVGEDGLLDTVARPESPRQARLYENLPPAALRRLLRAEPERYRHCTFVQETFERASAIPLDDASSGPIQVRGRLDCGMAFTGDEVLVQLLSGDRAPEGRLRGRVLGVLKRRRQELAFVCRMDRWDPRIMVPINGSVTKIFVAELKDPSRVPVYGLRKGRLQRVGLERLTAEARHSRLFWVHIVLWRPGFYYPLGIVREVLPEASTWEQGLRILGLEYSLRVPPSDLAAITKALQKYQSELGRVACRREDCRAFLTFTVDPQGACNLDDALSVRDLGPRCEVAVHITDVASFVPRDGVLDVEARRQGAAFYAPGREPVPMLPASLCQDILSLLPGRDRLAISLFLTMEKASGQLKSLHFAPSVVRSDRQLSYEEAEQVIRQHPGAGRELPAHLDSVDACVVAACYFSRLLRRHRLQSDCFYEQPDEDSTLGFRAAHIMVKEYMIQFNRLVAEFLVGSERTRTVTPLRWQPAPHSQQLKALCEKHGERVPLSLHLSHHLRGGGGSAPDTQLHLLASLWKQIQFAARTQDYEQMVDLVTTDDMHPFLAPAGRDLRKALERSAFGRCTWGHQQQGGHYSLQVEWYTWATSPIRRYLDVVLQRQILLALGHGGSAYSARDIDGLCQGFSLQHALAQSYQRRAQSLHLAVQLKAQPLDKLGFVVDVEAGSRCFRLQFPSNRETLPDPCPVPYSSLQLAEHPRALAGRPGMQLLWRRRVYSVQGSGPPLPLPGTVLDPHTWAVETALWKQLLALVELQRWPEAAALIQEKGEASPRRGLVQVQRSRCGHFLEVAQELGSGDTLQVQLGASLQHGFLVPSPQLWTVAPGFSLCLEHVERPGDCFLGHVYQAPRDHYRDVDEYTCVWEPFCALESATGAVAENDAVTLQHLSVSWDVSRMPQGQLQGAFRLEAAFLEENCVDINLSCCYLCIRLEGLPAPTASPRPGPSSLGPGLSVDPGTYTWVAHGQTEDCDQESRADRQEAPRQVHLFIHHMGMEKVPEEVLRPGTLFTVELLPKQLPDLRKEEAVRGLEEASPLVTSIALGRPVPQPLCRVIPSRFLERQTYDIPGGRHKLNPSQNRAVREALEKPLTVIQGPPGTGKTIVGLHIIFWFHKSNQEQVQPGGSPHGETQLGGPCILYCGPSNKSVDVLAELLLRRTELKPLRVYGEQAEASEFPVPRLGSRKLLRRNPREGRPNQSLRSITLHHRIRQAPNPYSSEIKAFDTRLQSGELFSREDLVLYKKVLWEARKFELDRHEVILCTCSCAASASLKTLDVRQILVDEAGMATEPETLIPLVRFPQAEKVVLLGDHKQLRPVVKNEWLQNLGLDRSLFERYHEDAHMLDTQYRMHEGICAFPSMAFYKSRLKTWQGLKRPPSVLGHAGKESCPVIFGHVQGHERSLLVSTDEGNENSKANLEEVAEVVRITKQLTLGRTIEPQDVAVLTPYNAQASEISKALRREGITGVAVSSITKSQGSEWRYVLVSTVRTCAKSDLDQRPTKSWLKKFLGFVVDPNQVNVAVTRAQEGLCLIGDHLLLRCCPLWRSLLDFCEAQQSLVPAGQVRICRRPTMPS